A DNA window from Ornithodoros turicata isolate Travis chromosome 10, ASM3712646v1, whole genome shotgun sequence contains the following coding sequences:
- the LOC135371047 gene encoding DALR anticodon-binding domain-containing protein 3-like: MDVQKRLTLFLNEFCAANAISEAPAAEIVRTRSKNANIKADCRIYVRPTQLSAFQECMDRFIEQVLKSSTTWPIPIGKCSFHAETSYIEMWLPRTVAFKSHLKSLTQDRKPVKCGGEVAFVYVPYVEPSFTSVRTEMLAAYTAACYSNEGFLTSIYVREAKNINVPTTVTRIQHTDQIQFMSDEKVSELLQRCQYYDSTSGMLNLREYLQSKGGKAVSGCDTNVCSVNQDSVAFRTAVSLLDVVQSHFKQLPDLIVHVVPHGKSFVVQNAGLIFELLCSLLTESAICRRQQYLIHDCVSAPGCDSPEKYISQTKLYLREAFVQRCQTRSAEDLERSIKILAWSKLAFEILGSKQNMKVALKQADNYEGKGGLFVQYTSARISALLSKYEDEVANGTYPALSAIEDVDFSALDSDLEWKLWHSLDSCKHLLENMQLCRNYVRVEVHAHKLCEELIAMCLAFGAFYSKVKVLVEPRQHLLGTVMARLWLIKGVRVTLCRMLEILSLQPLDWM; this comes from the exons ATGGATGTTCAAAAGAGACTGACACTGTTTTTGAACGAGTTTTGTGCCGCGAATGCGATCAGCGAAGCGCCTGCAGCGGAAATCGTAAGGACCCGTTCGAAAAATGCGAATATTAAAGCCGACTGTCGCATTTATGTGCGTCCAACCCAGCTAAGTGCGTTTCAAGAATGCATGGACCGTTTTATCGAACAGGTGCTGAAATCCAGCACCACATGGCCAATTCCTATAGGAAAATGTAGTTTTCACGCAGAAACATCCTACATTGAAATGTGGCTGCCAAGAACTGTTGCCTTTAAGTCACATTTAAAGTCTCTCACACAAGATAGGAAACCTGTAAAGTGTGGCGGTGAAGTTGCCTTTGTGTATGTTCCTTATGTCGAACCATCGTTCACATCCGTGAGGACAGAAATGCTTGCAGCATACACAGCTGCCTGCTACAGCAACGAAGGGTTTCTAACGAGCATTTACGTGCGAGAAGCGAAAAACATAAATGTGCCCACTACGGTTACCCGCATACAGCACACCGATCAGATCCAGTTCATGTCGGACGAGAAAGTTTCCGAATTACTCCAGCGATGCCAGTATTACGACAGCACAAGCGGAATGCTGAATTTACGGGAGTATCTCCAAAGCAAAGGCGGCAAAGCTGTTTCTGGATGTGACACAAATGTTTGTTCTGTCAACCAAGACAGCGTGGCGTTCAGAACAGCTGTGTCGCTGTTAGATGTTGTTCAGAGCCACTTCAAGCAGTTGCCAGATCTTATTGTGCACGTCGTGCCACATGGAAAGAGCTTTGTAGTTCAGAACGCGGGACTTATCTTCGAGCTACTGTGCTCTCTACTTACAGAGAGTGCTATCTGCCGGAGACAGCAATACCTCATCCACGACTGCGTTTCTGCGCCGGGATGCGACTCTCCGGAGAAATACATTTCACAAACGAAGTTGTATCTGAGAGAAGCCTTCGTACAGCGCTGTCAAACAAGAAGCGCCGAGGATCTTGAACGTTCCATCAAGATACTTGCATGGAGCAAGCTGGCATTTGAAATCCTGGGCTCAAAGCAAAACATGAAAGTTGCACTGAAGCAAGCAGACAACTATGAAGGCAAAGGAGGACTCTTTGTCCAGTACACATCTGCTAGGATATCGGCTCTGCTTTCAAAGTACGAGGATGAAGTTGCGAATG GAACATACCCTGCTTTATCTGCCATAGAAGATGTGGACTTCTCGGCATTGGACTCTGACCTGGAGTGGAAATTGTGGCACAGTTTGGACTCCTGTAAGCACCTGCTCGAAAATATGCAGCTGTGTCGAAACTATGTAAGAGTAGAGGTACATGCGCACAAACTGTGTGAAGAATTGATAGCCATGTGCCTTGCATTTGGTGCCTTCTACAGCAAGGTCAAAGTGTTGGTGGAGCCTCGGCAGCATCTTCTCGGAACGGTGATGGCACGCTTGTGGCTAATCAAGGGTGTGCGTGTTACGCTTTGTAGAATGTTGGAAATCCTGAGCTTGCAGCCTTTGGACTGGATGTAG
- the LOC135371052 gene encoding protein PBDC1-like, which translates to MANIARGVDPSSALGAASLLTRPASEFGNDPTVESLWAIKAVEHMEVYFNILKSVDTRFLKLTPHDDKLYSDFRAQFPNLNVKLLVEEDLKSEQSKKEWREFCMSYQEVVEDFNFGTMLRLDCALDYAEENSVVVPRVQFYAIEIARNREGHNGVIRERYAKGTAKE; encoded by the coding sequence ATGGCGAACATCGCACGTGGTGTTGATCCTTCATCTGCTCTAGGAGCTGCAAGTTTGTTAACTAGACCAGCCTCTGAGTTTGGAAATGATCCAACGGTGGAATCACTTTGGGCTATCAAGGCAGTGGAACACATGGAAGTATACTTCAACATTCTCAAATCGGTTGATACGAGATTTCTCAAGCTGACACCGCATGACGACAAACTGTATTCTGACTTCCGAGCGCAGTTTCCGAACTTAAACGTCAAGCTTCTGGTTGAAGAAGACCTGAAGAGCGAACAGTCGAAAAAGGAATGGCGCGAGTTCTGTATGAGTTACCAGGAGGTCGTCGAAGACTTCAATTTCGGAACTATGTTGAGGTTGGACTGCGCGTTGGACTATGCTGAGGAGAACTCCGTCGTTGTACCCCGCGTTCAGTTCTACGCTATTGAAATAGCCAGAAACCGCGAAGGCCACAACGGTGTTATAAGAGAACGTTATGCCAAGGGAACCGCCAAAGAATAG
- the LOC135371046 gene encoding uncharacterized protein LOC135371046 isoform X2 has translation MAVNSAPAGKRPEDDAPQTFEDYVTILCYDNDMRCGLVEGANKGLWLPYKEIMQGESWDSAVESLLKELSIKAYVNQGMIQVLRIQPGLHRPFYTRIIFTIKVTEPVEQDDMAEQIRLQWIAADEIQRMSKMRPYPFMGVEPAELSKMLLQARQLPVPCDFTEINASAALSSQVMPAKSQIEQMLESAKFGQQEQDMVRFDFFKFSRPSTYMNESTFQGYLSSLGWEVSAYLGDLFRAMDIHNRGALTWKELVLGLAAMEPGTQHGGTPGELRCRHIFRLYDTNCDGVMEYAEFRKMVKDIQEMRGITMDEAALDKFTATSAASFSLPFGGQLPLNEFLLAVGQLKFRGTSLLFRSPSSVLPTLKKKYTQESLVEPVTKRSKTFHPTVANDAMDQSANSEESVVTEVTHKFQAPGGQYDLATHSVKVRRTGTLVDVLSLWDLEGTSAVTKSSRLSEKTRFERLPSVDSFNQKSHANEMLAGLRYFERAVRKEADGRAATTGRLPKDPFSWGEVDRQALARCLVAMCKQTRELMFAEPRLLKLSVPTYILGDIHGNYRDLICFEKALWRMGPVLTPANFLFLGDYVDRGEHGFEVISHLFAQKILAPDKFYLLRGNHEVRNVQKMFTFYNECVNKFGDRVGAEVWEQINACFDVMPIAAVVDNKVFCVHGGIPPPWLGGGFLSAINQIPKPLNDPENQSPLAWELMWSDPISNEVALDTQKAFLPNTKRGTAHMFSAEALEEFLSRNELSHVVRAHEVQQAGFQVQQKGKLLTVFSSSHYCGGSNEAACILADRQKLRTIRLDTT, from the exons ATGGCTGTCAACTCAGCTCCGGCCGGAAAGAGGCCGGAAGACGATGCACCACAAACTTTCGAAGATTATGTTACAATTCTTTGCTACGACAATGATATGCGCTGTGGATTAGTGGAAGGCGCCAACAAGGGACTATGGCTGCCTTACAAGGAAATCATGCAAGGCGAAAGCTGGGACAGTGCTGTGGAGTCTTTACTCAAAGAG CTGTCAATCAAAGCTTATGTCAACCAGGGCATGATCCAGGTGCTCCGGATACAGCCAGGACTGCATCGCCCATTTTACACAAGAATTATTTTCACCATAAAAGTAACGGAACCAGTTGAGCAGGATGACATG GCAGAGCAGATTCGCCTGCAGTGGATTGCAGCAGACGAAATTCAACGCATGTCCAAAATGCGTCCCTACCCGTTCATGGGTGTGGAACCCGCCGAACTGTCCAAGATGCTTCTACAGGCCAGGCAACTTCCCGTGCCGTGCGACTTCACAGAGATCAATGCAAGCGCAGCGCTCTCGTCGCAGGTCATGCCTGCAAAGTCACAAATTGAGCAAATGCTAGAATCTGCCAAGTTTGGCCAGCAAG AACAAGATATGGTGCGCTTCGACTTTTTCAAGTTTTCGCGGCCCAGCACCTACATGAACGAGAGTACATTCCAGGGGTACCTCAGCTCACTCGGCTGGGAAGTGTCCGCCTATCTCGGCGATTTGTTCAG AGCAATGGACATACACAACAGAGGAGCACTGACGTGGAAAGAACTGGTACTGGGGCTCGCGGCCATGGAGCCGGGCACCCAGCACGGCGGCACTCCCGGAGAGCTCCGCTGCAGACACATCTTTCGCCTCTATGACACAAACTGTGACGGTGTTATGGAATATGCTGAGTTCAG GAAAATGGTGAAGGATATTCAAGAGATGCGAGGTATTACTATGGACGAAGCTGCACTAGACAAGTTTACTGCAACCAGTGCTGC AAGTTTCAGCTTGCCATTTGGAGGGCAACTACCGCTCAACGAGTTCCTCCTTGCTGTCGGACAGTTGAAGTTTCGAGGGACGTCCCTGTTGTTTCGCTCACCATCATCAGTGTTGCCAACGTTAAAAAAGAAATA CACGCAAGAATCGCTTGTTGAACCAGTGACCAAGAGGTCAAAAACGTTTCATCCCACTGTGGCCAACGATGCAATGGATCAGAGTGCTAACT CAGAGGAGTCCGTGGTAACGGAAGTGACCCACAAGTTTCAGGCTCCAGGTGGCCAATATGACCTTGCGACCCACTCCGTGAAGGTCAGGAGAACGGGGACCCTGGTTGACGTTCTTTCTCTGTGGGACCTAGAAG GAACGTCTGCCGTCACCAAGAGCTCGAGGCTAAGCGAGAAGACAAGGTTTGAGCGTCTTCCCTCTGTGGATTCATTTAACCAA AAATCCCACGCAAACGAAATGCTAGCGGGGCTGCGCTACTTCGAGCGAGCAGTTCGCAAGGAAGCGGATGGTCGGGCAGCCACTACAGGGCGACTGCCAAAGGACCCATTCAGCTGGGGGGAGGTGGATCGTCAGGCTTTGGCCCGCTGTCTCGTAGCCATGTGCAAACAGACGAGAGAGCTGATGTTTGCCGAGCCGAGGCTCCTCAAGCTATCTGTGCCAACGTACATTTTGG GGGACATCCATGGCAACTACAGGGACCTCATCTGTTTTGAGAAAGCCCTGTGGCGTATGGGTCCTGTCTTAACGCCGGCAAATTTCCTCTTCCTGGGCGACTACGTTGACAGGGGAGAACATGGATTCGAG GTGATTTCTCACCTCTTTGCACAGAAGATATTAGCCCCCGATAAGTTCTACCTCCTGAGGGGCAACCATGAGGTGCGCAATGTGCAGAAGATGTTCACCTTCTACAA TGAATGTGTGAATAAGTTTGGTGACCGTGTTGGTGCCGAAGTCTGGGAGCAGATAAATGCGTGCTTTGATGTCATGCCTATAGCTGCTGTTGTCGACAATAAA GTGTTTTGTGTCCATGGTGGGATACCGCCACCCTGGCTCGGCGGAGGATTTTTATCGGCAATCAACCAGATTCCCAAGCCACTCAACGATCCTGAAAATCAATCTCCCTTGGCTTGGGAACTGATGTGGAGTGACCCAATCTC CAATGAAGTTGCCTTGGACACCCAAAAGGCATTCCTGCCCAACACCAAACGAGGCACAGCACACATGTTCAGTGCAGAGGCACTGGAAGAATTCCTTTCTCGCAACGAGCTGTCTCACGTTGTCAGGGCACATGAGGTTCAACAGGCAGGGTTTCAA GTTCAACAAAAGGGGAAGCTGTTGACCGTCTTCTCTTCATCCCACTACTGTGGAGGGTCTAACGAAGCAGCATGCATTCTTGCTGATCGCCAGAAATTGCGAACTATACGACTGGACACAACGTAA
- the LOC135371046 gene encoding uncharacterized protein LOC135371046 isoform X3, with translation MAVNSAPAGKRPEDDAPQTFEDYVTILCYDNDMRCGLVEGANKGLWLPYKEIMQGESWDSAVESLLKELSIKAYVNQGMIQVLRIQPGLHRPFYTRIIFTIKVTEPVEQDDMQAEQIRLQWIAADEIQRMSKMRPYPFMGVEPAELSKMLLQARQLPVPCDFTEINASAALSSQVMPAKSQIEQMLESAKFGQQEQDMVRFDFFKFSRPSTYMNESTFQGYLSSLGWEVSAYLGDLFRAMDIHNRGALTWKELVLGLAAMEPGTQHGGTPGELRCRHIFRLYDTNCDGVMEYAEFRKMVKDIQEMRGITMDEAALDKFTATSAAFSLPFGGQLPLNEFLLAVGQLKFRGTSLLFRSPSSVLPTLKKKYTQESLVEPVTKRSKTFHPTVANDAMDQSANSEESVVTEVTHKFQAPGGQYDLATHSVKVRRTGTLVDVLSLWDLEGTSAVTKSSRLSEKTRFERLPSVDSFNQKSHANEMLAGLRYFERAVRKEADGRAATTGRLPKDPFSWGEVDRQALARCLVAMCKQTRELMFAEPRLLKLSVPTYILGDIHGNYRDLICFEKALWRMGPVLTPANFLFLGDYVDRGEHGFEVISHLFAQKILAPDKFYLLRGNHEVRNVQKMFTFYNECVNKFGDRVGAEVWEQINACFDVMPIAAVVDNKVFCVHGGIPPPWLGGGFLSAINQIPKPLNDPENQSPLAWELMWSDPISNEVALDTQKAFLPNTKRGTAHMFSAEALEEFLSRNELSHVVRAHEVQQAGFQVQQKGKLLTVFSSSHYCGGSNEAACILADRQKLRTIRLDTT, from the exons ATGGCTGTCAACTCAGCTCCGGCCGGAAAGAGGCCGGAAGACGATGCACCACAAACTTTCGAAGATTATGTTACAATTCTTTGCTACGACAATGATATGCGCTGTGGATTAGTGGAAGGCGCCAACAAGGGACTATGGCTGCCTTACAAGGAAATCATGCAAGGCGAAAGCTGGGACAGTGCTGTGGAGTCTTTACTCAAAGAG CTGTCAATCAAAGCTTATGTCAACCAGGGCATGATCCAGGTGCTCCGGATACAGCCAGGACTGCATCGCCCATTTTACACAAGAATTATTTTCACCATAAAAGTAACGGAACCAGTTGAGCAGGATGACATG CAGGCAGAGCAGATTCGCCTGCAGTGGATTGCAGCAGACGAAATTCAACGCATGTCCAAAATGCGTCCCTACCCGTTCATGGGTGTGGAACCCGCCGAACTGTCCAAGATGCTTCTACAGGCCAGGCAACTTCCCGTGCCGTGCGACTTCACAGAGATCAATGCAAGCGCAGCGCTCTCGTCGCAGGTCATGCCTGCAAAGTCACAAATTGAGCAAATGCTAGAATCTGCCAAGTTTGGCCAGCAAG AACAAGATATGGTGCGCTTCGACTTTTTCAAGTTTTCGCGGCCCAGCACCTACATGAACGAGAGTACATTCCAGGGGTACCTCAGCTCACTCGGCTGGGAAGTGTCCGCCTATCTCGGCGATTTGTTCAG AGCAATGGACATACACAACAGAGGAGCACTGACGTGGAAAGAACTGGTACTGGGGCTCGCGGCCATGGAGCCGGGCACCCAGCACGGCGGCACTCCCGGAGAGCTCCGCTGCAGACACATCTTTCGCCTCTATGACACAAACTGTGACGGTGTTATGGAATATGCTGAGTTCAG GAAAATGGTGAAGGATATTCAAGAGATGCGAGGTATTACTATGGACGAAGCTGCACTAGACAAGTTTACTGCAACCAGTGCTGC TTTCAGCTTGCCATTTGGAGGGCAACTACCGCTCAACGAGTTCCTCCTTGCTGTCGGACAGTTGAAGTTTCGAGGGACGTCCCTGTTGTTTCGCTCACCATCATCAGTGTTGCCAACGTTAAAAAAGAAATA CACGCAAGAATCGCTTGTTGAACCAGTGACCAAGAGGTCAAAAACGTTTCATCCCACTGTGGCCAACGATGCAATGGATCAGAGTGCTAACT CAGAGGAGTCCGTGGTAACGGAAGTGACCCACAAGTTTCAGGCTCCAGGTGGCCAATATGACCTTGCGACCCACTCCGTGAAGGTCAGGAGAACGGGGACCCTGGTTGACGTTCTTTCTCTGTGGGACCTAGAAG GAACGTCTGCCGTCACCAAGAGCTCGAGGCTAAGCGAGAAGACAAGGTTTGAGCGTCTTCCCTCTGTGGATTCATTTAACCAA AAATCCCACGCAAACGAAATGCTAGCGGGGCTGCGCTACTTCGAGCGAGCAGTTCGCAAGGAAGCGGATGGTCGGGCAGCCACTACAGGGCGACTGCCAAAGGACCCATTCAGCTGGGGGGAGGTGGATCGTCAGGCTTTGGCCCGCTGTCTCGTAGCCATGTGCAAACAGACGAGAGAGCTGATGTTTGCCGAGCCGAGGCTCCTCAAGCTATCTGTGCCAACGTACATTTTGG GGGACATCCATGGCAACTACAGGGACCTCATCTGTTTTGAGAAAGCCCTGTGGCGTATGGGTCCTGTCTTAACGCCGGCAAATTTCCTCTTCCTGGGCGACTACGTTGACAGGGGAGAACATGGATTCGAG GTGATTTCTCACCTCTTTGCACAGAAGATATTAGCCCCCGATAAGTTCTACCTCCTGAGGGGCAACCATGAGGTGCGCAATGTGCAGAAGATGTTCACCTTCTACAA TGAATGTGTGAATAAGTTTGGTGACCGTGTTGGTGCCGAAGTCTGGGAGCAGATAAATGCGTGCTTTGATGTCATGCCTATAGCTGCTGTTGTCGACAATAAA GTGTTTTGTGTCCATGGTGGGATACCGCCACCCTGGCTCGGCGGAGGATTTTTATCGGCAATCAACCAGATTCCCAAGCCACTCAACGATCCTGAAAATCAATCTCCCTTGGCTTGGGAACTGATGTGGAGTGACCCAATCTC CAATGAAGTTGCCTTGGACACCCAAAAGGCATTCCTGCCCAACACCAAACGAGGCACAGCACACATGTTCAGTGCAGAGGCACTGGAAGAATTCCTTTCTCGCAACGAGCTGTCTCACGTTGTCAGGGCACATGAGGTTCAACAGGCAGGGTTTCAA GTTCAACAAAAGGGGAAGCTGTTGACCGTCTTCTCTTCATCCCACTACTGTGGAGGGTCTAACGAAGCAGCATGCATTCTTGCTGATCGCCAGAAATTGCGAACTATACGACTGGACACAACGTAA
- the LOC135371046 gene encoding uncharacterized protein LOC135371046 isoform X1, with the protein MAVNSAPAGKRPEDDAPQTFEDYVTILCYDNDMRCGLVEGANKGLWLPYKEIMQGESWDSAVESLLKELSIKAYVNQGMIQVLRIQPGLHRPFYTRIIFTIKVTEPVEQDDMQAEQIRLQWIAADEIQRMSKMRPYPFMGVEPAELSKMLLQARQLPVPCDFTEINASAALSSQVMPAKSQIEQMLESAKFGQQEQDMVRFDFFKFSRPSTYMNESTFQGYLSSLGWEVSAYLGDLFRAMDIHNRGALTWKELVLGLAAMEPGTQHGGTPGELRCRHIFRLYDTNCDGVMEYAEFRKMVKDIQEMRGITMDEAALDKFTATSAASFSLPFGGQLPLNEFLLAVGQLKFRGTSLLFRSPSSVLPTLKKKYTQESLVEPVTKRSKTFHPTVANDAMDQSANSEESVVTEVTHKFQAPGGQYDLATHSVKVRRTGTLVDVLSLWDLEGTSAVTKSSRLSEKTRFERLPSVDSFNQKSHANEMLAGLRYFERAVRKEADGRAATTGRLPKDPFSWGEVDRQALARCLVAMCKQTRELMFAEPRLLKLSVPTYILGDIHGNYRDLICFEKALWRMGPVLTPANFLFLGDYVDRGEHGFEVISHLFAQKILAPDKFYLLRGNHEVRNVQKMFTFYNECVNKFGDRVGAEVWEQINACFDVMPIAAVVDNKVFCVHGGIPPPWLGGGFLSAINQIPKPLNDPENQSPLAWELMWSDPISNEVALDTQKAFLPNTKRGTAHMFSAEALEEFLSRNELSHVVRAHEVQQAGFQVQQKGKLLTVFSSSHYCGGSNEAACILADRQKLRTIRLDTT; encoded by the exons ATGGCTGTCAACTCAGCTCCGGCCGGAAAGAGGCCGGAAGACGATGCACCACAAACTTTCGAAGATTATGTTACAATTCTTTGCTACGACAATGATATGCGCTGTGGATTAGTGGAAGGCGCCAACAAGGGACTATGGCTGCCTTACAAGGAAATCATGCAAGGCGAAAGCTGGGACAGTGCTGTGGAGTCTTTACTCAAAGAG CTGTCAATCAAAGCTTATGTCAACCAGGGCATGATCCAGGTGCTCCGGATACAGCCAGGACTGCATCGCCCATTTTACACAAGAATTATTTTCACCATAAAAGTAACGGAACCAGTTGAGCAGGATGACATG CAGGCAGAGCAGATTCGCCTGCAGTGGATTGCAGCAGACGAAATTCAACGCATGTCCAAAATGCGTCCCTACCCGTTCATGGGTGTGGAACCCGCCGAACTGTCCAAGATGCTTCTACAGGCCAGGCAACTTCCCGTGCCGTGCGACTTCACAGAGATCAATGCAAGCGCAGCGCTCTCGTCGCAGGTCATGCCTGCAAAGTCACAAATTGAGCAAATGCTAGAATCTGCCAAGTTTGGCCAGCAAG AACAAGATATGGTGCGCTTCGACTTTTTCAAGTTTTCGCGGCCCAGCACCTACATGAACGAGAGTACATTCCAGGGGTACCTCAGCTCACTCGGCTGGGAAGTGTCCGCCTATCTCGGCGATTTGTTCAG AGCAATGGACATACACAACAGAGGAGCACTGACGTGGAAAGAACTGGTACTGGGGCTCGCGGCCATGGAGCCGGGCACCCAGCACGGCGGCACTCCCGGAGAGCTCCGCTGCAGACACATCTTTCGCCTCTATGACACAAACTGTGACGGTGTTATGGAATATGCTGAGTTCAG GAAAATGGTGAAGGATATTCAAGAGATGCGAGGTATTACTATGGACGAAGCTGCACTAGACAAGTTTACTGCAACCAGTGCTGC AAGTTTCAGCTTGCCATTTGGAGGGCAACTACCGCTCAACGAGTTCCTCCTTGCTGTCGGACAGTTGAAGTTTCGAGGGACGTCCCTGTTGTTTCGCTCACCATCATCAGTGTTGCCAACGTTAAAAAAGAAATA CACGCAAGAATCGCTTGTTGAACCAGTGACCAAGAGGTCAAAAACGTTTCATCCCACTGTGGCCAACGATGCAATGGATCAGAGTGCTAACT CAGAGGAGTCCGTGGTAACGGAAGTGACCCACAAGTTTCAGGCTCCAGGTGGCCAATATGACCTTGCGACCCACTCCGTGAAGGTCAGGAGAACGGGGACCCTGGTTGACGTTCTTTCTCTGTGGGACCTAGAAG GAACGTCTGCCGTCACCAAGAGCTCGAGGCTAAGCGAGAAGACAAGGTTTGAGCGTCTTCCCTCTGTGGATTCATTTAACCAA AAATCCCACGCAAACGAAATGCTAGCGGGGCTGCGCTACTTCGAGCGAGCAGTTCGCAAGGAAGCGGATGGTCGGGCAGCCACTACAGGGCGACTGCCAAAGGACCCATTCAGCTGGGGGGAGGTGGATCGTCAGGCTTTGGCCCGCTGTCTCGTAGCCATGTGCAAACAGACGAGAGAGCTGATGTTTGCCGAGCCGAGGCTCCTCAAGCTATCTGTGCCAACGTACATTTTGG GGGACATCCATGGCAACTACAGGGACCTCATCTGTTTTGAGAAAGCCCTGTGGCGTATGGGTCCTGTCTTAACGCCGGCAAATTTCCTCTTCCTGGGCGACTACGTTGACAGGGGAGAACATGGATTCGAG GTGATTTCTCACCTCTTTGCACAGAAGATATTAGCCCCCGATAAGTTCTACCTCCTGAGGGGCAACCATGAGGTGCGCAATGTGCAGAAGATGTTCACCTTCTACAA TGAATGTGTGAATAAGTTTGGTGACCGTGTTGGTGCCGAAGTCTGGGAGCAGATAAATGCGTGCTTTGATGTCATGCCTATAGCTGCTGTTGTCGACAATAAA GTGTTTTGTGTCCATGGTGGGATACCGCCACCCTGGCTCGGCGGAGGATTTTTATCGGCAATCAACCAGATTCCCAAGCCACTCAACGATCCTGAAAATCAATCTCCCTTGGCTTGGGAACTGATGTGGAGTGACCCAATCTC CAATGAAGTTGCCTTGGACACCCAAAAGGCATTCCTGCCCAACACCAAACGAGGCACAGCACACATGTTCAGTGCAGAGGCACTGGAAGAATTCCTTTCTCGCAACGAGCTGTCTCACGTTGTCAGGGCACATGAGGTTCAACAGGCAGGGTTTCAA GTTCAACAAAAGGGGAAGCTGTTGACCGTCTTCTCTTCATCCCACTACTGTGGAGGGTCTAACGAAGCAGCATGCATTCTTGCTGATCGCCAGAAATTGCGAACTATACGACTGGACACAACGTAA